gggatgctgatacgtctccgacgtatcgataatttcttatgttccatgccatattattgatgttatctacatgttttatgcacactttatgtcatattcgtgcattttctggaactaacctattaacaagatgccgaagtgccgattctgtcgtcgctgtttttggtttcagaaatcctagtaacgaaatattctcggaattggacgaaatcaacgcccagggtcctatttcgccacgaagcttccgtaagaccgaagatgagacgaagtggggccacgaggtggccacaccctaggcggcgcggcccacccttggccgcgcggccccgtggtgtgggcctcgtgccgcctccccgacctgcccttccgcctacttaaagcctccgtcgcgaaacccccaagcatcgagagccacgatacggaaaaccttatcgagacgccgccgccaatcccatctcgggggattcaggagatcgcctccgcacctgccggagaggggattcatctcccggaggactctacgccgccatggtcgcctccggagtgatgtgtgagtagtctacccctggactatgggtccatagcagtagctagatggttgtcttctccccattgtgcttaattgtcggatcttgtgagctgcctaacatgatcaagatcatctatctgtaattctatatgttgcgtttgttgggatccgatgaatagagaatacttgttatgttgattatcaaagttatgtctatgtgttgtttatgatcttgcatgctctccgttactagtagatgctctggccaagtagatgcttgtaactccaagagggagtatttatgctcgatagtgggttcatgtctccgtgaatctggggaagtgacagaaatctctaagattatggatgtgttgttgccactagggataaaacattggtgctatgttcaaggatgtagttactgattacattacgcgcaatacttaatgcaattgtctgttgttagcaacttaatactggagggggttcggatgataacctgaaggtggactttttaggcatagatgcatgctggatagcggtctatgtactttgtcgtaatgcccaattaaatctcactatactcatcataatatgtatgtgcatggtcatgccctctttatttgtcaattgcccaactgtaatttgttcacccaacatgctatttatcttatgggagagacacctctagtgaactgtggaccccggtccaattctctatactgaaatacaatctactgcaatacttttctactgttttctgcaaacaatcatcttccacataatacggttaatcctttgttacagcaagccggtgagattgacaacctcactgtttcgttggggcaaagtactttggttgtgttgtgcaggttccacgttggcgccggaatctctggtgttgcgccgcactacatcccgccgccatcaaccttcaacgtgcttcttgactcctactggttcgattaaaccttggtttcttactgagggaaacttgccgctgtgcgcatcacaccttcctcttggggttccgaacggacgtgtcaaccacacgcatcacctgACACCTGAAGAGTATGCAaccctgatgagtgacactattgaggatgcaacggaactcagactttggtcgttggagaagattaaagagaacaaagccagggtagctcgggcATACAATAaggaggtgagaccaaaggagtttcaagttggtgatctagtatgggaagccgtgttgccactaggaaccaaggataaagcatatggcaaatggtctcctaattggcacggtccttacaaagtcatccaggttctgaagggcaatgcctacatgcttgaacagttggatggtgtgaagttcccagtggccgtcactggccaacatctcaagaagtatttcccaagcatgtgggatgatggacagtgagatatgggggccgattttaaatcggccggtaaaaaattAATGTGCGTGtgtacatacaaatcacagccgatgcacagacatcgacttgagaaaatatgcgaagacaacagtatgctagtacagccgatgcacggacatcgacttcagaataataaaagccgatgcattgttatcgactctagaggaacaagctcaattgagcaggttaacagatcggaTTCAGATCAGTGATCATGATATTTGAGATAAATCTCCTAGTGGATTTactgaggagttgaatctgtgcAGTTAAGGTTGGGGGATGGTTTGGACATGGGCTGGACCTGTTTGACCATGTGAATAGGCAACTAgtgcaagccgatgccctgccatcggctctctgtACAGCGACTTCGTTCGACAATCGGAAAAGttgacaagaaagcaaaattaatggggaaatacttcttcattgaTAATGGGATTTCTtacaagagccgattgctcgaggaaggaagaacaaaagaaaggtctattgaccaatctactactactaggcctatactagtagatcctagtctacgggccgtcgctgcccttgtCATCGtcctcggagctctcgtcggcactgctgccggcgggctcctcgtcgctgctcccgtagccctctacgggagcttcatcctcctcctcgtcgtcgctatcgtcgtcatcccaccaggtgcggaggcgtttcgccggcgggtaaccctcgagggagtcgtcgtcgtcttcctcctcctcttcctcagaAGAGGTGTaaccgtcccaggagaacgagtcgtcctcgctcttcgactccagctccccatcagcaaggaactggaggtcttcatctccgctggtcaaggacttgtcgtcctcggaccagacggaggaggcgtggtcctcctgatcCCACTCCTCCGGGGCGCGTATGTCCTCcgacgtcggctcgcgggaggaggaagaccgGTAGGAAAgaccggaggaggaagaggaggaagagtccATGGTGGGAGAAGGTTTTTCGAGTGCTACAGAGGAATAGAGGATGAGGAGGGGAAAGAGAAGCGAATTGCTCAATGCGGTTAAATAAAAAGGATACGGTGGAGATTcagtgccacagcagtttccgaggaagtggtgcccaaagaaaaaaaaatttgccaggtcacgcggagaagcggaggaggcaaggcatcatgatgatggatactgcgacggttctgctctgccacgacatgacccgacgaaggaaaagcagaatgattttggaattgtcatttccaaaaccaggggggcatgtgttatcaccagaatttgaccggatcagaggtgggccgcgattggagatgggcttgaaggatatagatggaaggaatacatgaatcggccttgtatgcaaagtttgggctagtttgcccgtgtatctgtaatatagtaggatatgtgtcgattagatagagtttggctcgtgcccggttgggattattcccacgttagaaagtctacggactataaatatgtatctagggtttatgaaataaacaacaatcacgttcaccacaaaccaatctaggcgcatcgccaactcccttgtctcgagggtttcttccgggtaagcatcatgctgcctagatcgcatcttgcgatctaggcagtacacgtttattcgctgttcatgcgttgctcgtgctgaagccttgttgatggcgagcaacgtagttatcttagatgtgttagggttagcattgttcatcgtatcatatgctgtcgtcgtgcaacccttagacgtctagccgcccttacacctatcttaggtgtaagggcggcaccccgcttgatcattatttagtagatccgatccgttatgattgctccttgttcttcaaggattagtttaatatctgcatagttaggccttacaaacgggttgaaggatccagtggcgcgtagggtgtagtttgctagccctagacaggatgttccggggatcaacttcgtgttggtttttaggccttgtctagggtcggtttacgatcaccgtgcgtggccgccaggctcaattacgagtaggatgttccgattatgtggtgaaaaccctaaatcgtagtaggtcattttagctttatattgatcaagcaggaccaccatatattcgtacacctcgtacggatcatgggtggatcggctctttgagccgattcacaggacaacctgagagccgatcgaggctcatatttaatgtttacgtgtatgccatgcaggaaactaagcgaggcacatccatcaccttcctgaccaggtataggttaggtggcacgcccttgcaccagcatcggacgtgcgtgccgagtctttgcgggccgtcgctcggagggaccagggccagccgcagtcctgggagcctcccggctctactgtgttgcccgtcgctgctcgccggtgggtttctgaccgcaacacaaccTAAAACATCATATATATAAAAAATTAGTTTCAGGCTCTGGTGATTTTTGTCCTAAAGAGGTAGTATATGCAGACCCTAAAGAGCTCAAGAGGCAGAGGGATAGGGAACGCTATGCAAAAAATAAAGATGAAATTTTAaagcgccgccgccaatcccgagAGCTCAAAAAGCAATCAACAGTCCGTATGAATGACGAAAACATGGACCCTGCAGGTCTTCTCTTCTAAACTGACATCATTACTATTCCGTGTTTTCGTAATACAGATTATGGTACATTGCAGAACTAGGTGTTGCAAAATGTTCATAGGTATGGCTACAGTTGTACAGCAAATAGATGCATCCCACAATTCACACACAGGTTCTGCACAATTACATGAGTCCGGAGCTTTGCATATTATCAAGGCTGCAACTCGGAGTGATGTTAATTCTGGGCAAATGTCTAAAGCTTCTACGGAAATTTTAGGGAGCTCACAGCATACTCCACTAAGCAACATAACTAACTACCATATAAATGGTACGTAACCAGCATTAAATTTAAATACTTTACTGCATAAATTTTTGACATGACATCACAACCTAATTGTTTTCATGTTGTATACTACTTTAGCTGTTACGCGGATCGGTTCTGCATACTCCCAGATGTCCAACGATCTTCACATGCCGTGCAACGAGTCAGCTATGTTCGACGACGATAGCAGTGattggctacacaaaaatgatgcATACATGTGGAAAGTGTCTACATCTTCCGGGTTGCATGGCCAAGACAGCTTCGTAACGAACAGTTCGTATTCTGAGAAGAAACGACAACGTGATTGTTCTGAAGAGACACGACAGCGCCATAGGGAACGGTACTCATTAATGCCAGATGGACAGAGGCATGCACGATTGCAGAAGAACCGTGATTATAAAATATCCACTCGGGAAACCAGGTCAGTATCTAGCAAGGATGACATTGTAGCGGTCACAATCTCCTTGCCATGTACACCTATCATACATGCAGAACCCTCAGCAACCCGGCGAACTGGTATTGTTGGCATGCTAATTATGATATTTCCTGACATTTTGTTGCATCTTCCAGGTGAACCTCACACAAACAGCAATGAGGACGCCGATCCTTCGGGGATTTTTGAGCCAACTGAACAAGATGTTGTTTTCGCATGTAAAATTGCAGACTTTAAAAAAAAATGTTTTACCTGTTTAAAAATGATTCTCTCACAGATAACTTGGAAACCATGCAAGAGGAGGAACAAACAATAcaggatgatgacgaggagtgcaGGATTTTTAGTGGTATAGGTAAATTACGCCAGAGAATAAATTTATTGCCTCTAAAATTCTAATATAATATTGTGGCACATATATTTTACTCCTAATTATATCTGTGTGCAGGGGATGTGTTCGATTCTTACAGAGTGGCAACTGATGTTCCTCAAGGTAAACAGAATGATGATCCTTATGACTTCGTGTACCACAATCTACCAAAGAAGCATCATGTTTTGAAGCCAGTCAATGACTGCATATATTGTGGAGCAATGAGGCTCCAATATGAGGGCCCCGCGTTCTGTTGCCGAAAAGGAAAAGTCAAGATAGCTACCCCTGAAGTTCCTCAAGAGTTGCGCTTGTTGTTTACAAGTCAGGTTGATGCTGATGCAAAATATTTCAGAAAACACATACGATATTTCAACACCCACTTCTCCTTCACAAGGCTTGGAGTCACCCTTGATAAGACAGTCAGCACTGCGGCGAGAACCGGTGTGTATACATTTGTAGCACAAGGAGCAATGTATTATAAGATGGACGATCTGGTGCCTGGTGGTCAAGGACCTAGACATCTCCAACTCTACTTCTATGATACGGATGAAACATTGGAACATAGAGTAAAGCGCTCTCCAGACCTTGATATCAATATCATACGGAAGATTCTGGAGATACTAGAGGACAACCCATATGTGCAGACCTTTAAGAGCATTGGATCCGTTCCGAACCTAGAAGAATATAGGATATCCCTTAACACAGATATAAGGCTGGACCAGCGAAGGTACAATGCCCCCACAGCTTCCCAGGTTGCAGCGATGTGGGTTGAAGGGAGTGACCCACAAAACACTTTTGATAGGCAAGTTGTCCTCTATGGAAAAGGGGACCGTCCTATTTTTATTAGAGCTTACTATGGTTGCTATGATCCTTTGGCGTATCCATTATTTTTCCCGAGAGGGGAGACGGGATGGAACCACTGGATACCATATGAGACACCACCTAAAGTCGGTCAAGAGGACAACGACGATGACATCGAGCGTGAAGACTTGCAAGGTCTAGATCGGAGTTCAAATGTACTTCTGGAACAAAACACGGATGAGGTAGCAGGTAATTATCCGCATGCTTTTAACTTGTTTGACATTTTATTCTTTGTTTCTGGAGATCAGCAACCAATCATTTCTTTATCCATGTTCTAGACGATGAAGAGAACCACGATGATGATGCAACCGGAGGGTCCAGAAAATTTGTTAGCGCAAGGGAGTACTACTGCTTCAAGCTGCAAGTCAGAAAAGGACTTTTTAACATTATATTGTTTGGTGCACGTGGGTTCCAGCAATGGGCAGTCGACATGTACATCAAGATGGAGACTATGAGACTTGATTTCTTCTCTGATCCTAAGAATCAAAAGAGCATTCGTGCTGATCTATACCAGGTATCATGTTGTTCTCCGTTTCCATTTTATATACACACGCATCGCCCCTTACACATTTAAAAATACCGTGCTAAATGATGTTTTGATTGATTTATTTTCTTAAGGGTGTTGTTGATGTCATGGATGCTGGAGAGACACGTGGTTGTCGGGTTGGTAAGAGAATCGTGCTTCCGAGGACTTTTCCAGGAGGTGATAGAGACATGCAGCGAAGATTCCTTGATGCGATGGCGATAGTCCAACGGTTCGGGAAGCCTGATTAATTTATCACAATGACTTGTACCCCGCACTGGGCCTTGTGGCGAGAGTATACAGGGCCAAATTGCGAAGTATGAAGGATCTCTTGATAAAAAAACATTACTTTGGTGAGGTTGTTGCATATGTCCATGTTACCGAGTTTCAAAAGAGGGGGCTGCCACATGAGCACATGCTTCTGATCATGAGCTCGGATAGCAAGCTAACAAACCCTGACGGATACGACAAGGTGATATCAGCAGAACTTCCTAACAAGGACAAGTACCCTGTATTGCATGCTCTGGTGGTCAAACATATGCCCCATGGACCATGTGGTgctctgttgcggtcagaaacccaccggcgagtagcgacgggcaacacagtagagccgggaacaacttagggctgcggctggccctggtccctccgagcgacggcccgcaaagcctctggtacgcacgtccgatgctggtgcaagggcgtgccacctgacctatacctggtcaggaaggtgatgtagatgcctcgcttagtttcctgcatggcatacacgtaaacattaaatacgagcctcgatcggctctcaggttatcctgtgaatcggctcaaggagccgatccacccatgattcgtacgaggtgcacgaacatatggtggtcctgcttgatcaagataaagctaaaacgatctacgacgatttagggttttcaccgcataatcggatcatcctactcacgattgggcctcgcggtcacgtacggtgatcgtaagccggtcctagacaaggcctaaaaaccaacacgaggttgatcctcggaacatcctgtctagggctagcaaacgacaccctacgcgtcgctggatcctccaaccctttgtaaggcctaactattgcagatattaaactaatccttgaagaacaaggagcaaccgtaacggatcggatctactaaataatgatcaagcggggtgccgcccctacacctaagataggtgtaagggcggctagatatgcaagggttgcactacaacagcatatgatacgaagaacaatgctaaccctaacacatctaagataactacgttgctcgccatcaaaaaggcttcagtacgagcaacgcatgaacaacgagataagcttgtgctgcctagatcgcaagatgcgatctaggcagcatgatgcttaccggtagaaaccctcgagacgaaggagttggcgatgcgccgagattgatttgtggtgaacgttggttgttgtttatttcataaaccctagatacatatttatagtccaggggactttctaatttaggtgtgcacctaaccgtgcacaggtaaaactctatcttttaatctaagatgcgatctactatattacagatacacgggcaatccagcccaaactcttcgtgcaaggccgcttcagagatcttccacatgtaatcttccaaacccatctcccttacggcccatctcctgatttggtcaaaatctggtgataacacatgcccccctggttttggtaatgataatttcaaaaccactctgcttttccttcgtcgggtcatgtcatggcagagcagaaacgttgcagtatccttcatcatgatgccttgtcttctcaacttcccttgcaaaatttgatagctttagcatcactccctcggaaactgcaatggcattaaatctccactaggctccttctTTATTTAACTGCGCCGATTGATcatccctcttcatccccttcctctgttctagctatcggcaccgaaaaaaccctctttccctgtagcaatgtcttcctcttcctccgcctcctccggcctctccctccagtccttctcctcgagcgagccggagtggaacttcgatcatgtgccagacggcgacctgcctctgaccgatggggaagacgacctcaagttcctcatcgaagggaagctgataagcgaaagcgaagacgacctccatccttgggtgaaacccacctcctccgacgggaaggagaaagaagaagaagtaggggaagaagaggaaaaggaggagggcgacccctcctcccccgctaagcttctgccggcaaagcgattccgcgcttgggcggacagtgaggacgatgatgatgacgaggaggaagaggaggaggatgaatcctcctcctccatcggatacccaccgacaaagcgcttccgctcttgggcggacagcgaggatgatgatgatgacgaggaagacgaagctccggccgagggctggggcagcagcgacgaggaacttcctgggagcagcgccgacgacatcgacgacggcgacgatgaggacagcgacgactagtagagtaggactagtagtagcagtgcactaggcaccagatcccccttttgagagccatcggatctttcctgtaaagccgctcctttgaattgatgataattgttcttccaatttatctttcaattaatccaatttcaatccttccgcttgccacaccaagaccgatagcaacgtatcggattttt
This Lolium perenne isolate Kyuss_39 chromosome 1, Kyuss_2.0, whole genome shotgun sequence DNA region includes the following protein-coding sequences:
- the LOC139834299 gene encoding uncharacterized protein, with product MQEEEQTIQDDDEECRIFSGIGDVFDSYRVATDVPQGKQNDDPYDFVYHNLPKKHHVLKPVNDCIYCGAMRLQYEGPAFCCRKGKVKIATPEVPQELRLLFTSQVDADAKYFRKHIRYFNTHFSFTRLGVTLDKTVSTAARTGVYTFVAQGAMYYKMDDLVPGGQGPRHLQLYFYDTDETLEHRVKRSPDLDINIIRKILEILEDNPYVQTFKSIGSVPNLEEYRISLNTDIRLDQRRYNAPTASQVAAMWVEGSDPQNTFDRQVVLYGKGDRPIFIRAYYGCYDPLAYPLFFPRGETGWNHWIPYETPPKVGQEDNDDDIEREDLQGLDRSSNVLLEQNTDEVADDEENHDDDATGGSRKFVSAREYYCFKLQVRKGLFNIILFGARGFQQWAVDMYIKMETMRLDFFSDPKNQKSIRADLYQGVVDVMDAGETRGCRVGKRIVLPRTFPGGDRDMQRRFLDAMAIVQRFGKPD